One stretch of Saccharopolyspora erythraea DNA includes these proteins:
- a CDS encoding HAD family hydrolase yields the protein MTSLADTPGSPRHIVWDWNGTLLDDNHAVVSAVNEVCSAFERDHIDIDEWRAVFSRPLLQCYERLLRRSLSDEDWARIDVLYHDAYRELLHTCGLAKGVPHALEDWRETGRTQSLLSMWFHEELVALVTHLGLHGLFARMDGLRAEVGGGSKAAHLEQHLSELRLDPADVVLIGDVVDDAEAARHAGTSCVLVTTGVMSRSKLEATDFPVADSIPEALALLN from the coding sequence ATGACGAGTCTTGCCGATACGCCGGGGAGCCCGCGACACATCGTCTGGGACTGGAACGGAACTCTCCTCGACGACAACCACGCCGTGGTGTCGGCCGTGAACGAGGTGTGCTCGGCGTTCGAGCGCGACCACATCGACATCGACGAGTGGCGCGCCGTTTTCAGCCGTCCGCTGCTCCAGTGCTACGAACGCCTGCTCCGGCGTTCCCTCAGCGACGAGGACTGGGCACGCATCGACGTGCTGTACCACGACGCTTACCGGGAGCTGCTCCACACGTGCGGACTGGCGAAGGGTGTCCCGCACGCACTCGAGGACTGGCGGGAGACCGGGCGCACGCAGTCGCTGCTGTCGATGTGGTTCCACGAGGAGCTGGTGGCGCTGGTGACGCACCTCGGCCTGCACGGCCTGTTCGCGCGGATGGACGGACTGCGCGCGGAGGTCGGCGGCGGTTCGAAGGCGGCCCACCTCGAACAGCACCTGTCCGAACTCAGGCTGGACCCGGCCGACGTCGTCCTGATCGGCGATGTCGTCGACGACGCCGAAGCGGCCCGGCACGCCGGTACCTCATGCGTGCTGGTGACGACCGGCGTCATGAGCCGTTCGAAGCTGGAAGCCACCGACTTCCCGGTCGCCGACTCGATCCCGGAGGCGCTGGCCCTCCTGAACTGA
- the eda gene encoding bifunctional 4-hydroxy-2-oxoglutarate aldolase/2-dehydro-3-deoxy-phosphogluconate aldolase — protein sequence MNKAINTAADVLTLSPVVPVVALDDPEHAVPLAEALLRGGISTIEVTLRTPAGLPAIERIAAEVPDVVVGAGTVTEPGQAELVAKAGARYVVTPGSTPKLLDDVESAGIPYLAGVSTVSEAMALAERGVTAMKFFPAEPSGGVPYLKAIAGPLPGLRFCPTGGISVETAPKYLALANVGCVGGSWLTPKKLLDTGSWGQVEALARQASALG from the coding sequence ATGAACAAGGCGATCAACACCGCAGCCGACGTACTGACCCTCAGCCCGGTGGTACCGGTGGTGGCGCTCGACGACCCCGAGCACGCCGTGCCGCTGGCGGAGGCGCTGCTGCGCGGCGGCATCAGCACCATCGAGGTCACGCTGCGCACCCCGGCCGGCCTGCCCGCGATCGAGCGGATCGCGGCCGAGGTGCCGGACGTGGTCGTCGGCGCGGGCACCGTCACCGAGCCCGGGCAGGCCGAGCTGGTGGCCAAGGCGGGCGCGCGCTACGTCGTCACGCCCGGCAGCACGCCGAAGCTGCTCGACGACGTCGAGAGCGCCGGCATCCCCTACCTGGCGGGGGTGAGCACCGTGTCGGAGGCGATGGCGCTGGCCGAGCGGGGCGTCACGGCGATGAAGTTCTTCCCGGCCGAGCCCAGCGGGGGCGTGCCGTACCTGAAGGCGATCGCGGGGCCCCTGCCCGGCCTGCGGTTCTGCCCGACAGGCGGGATCAGCGTGGAGACCGCGCCGAAGTACCTCGCGCTGGCCAACGTCGGTTGCGTCGGCGGCTCGTGGCTGACGCCGAAGAAGCTGCTCGACACCGGCTCGTGGGGCCAGGTCGAGGCCCTGGCCCGCCAGGCTTCCGCTCTCGGCTGA
- the edd gene encoding phosphogluconate dehydratase translates to MTANAPIHPVVEQVTQRIADRSAASRSQYLDRIRQAASDGPVRAGMPCSNLAHGFAACGGADRIAVRGETKPGVAIVSAYNDMLSAHQPFAEFPDWIKDAVREAGGVAQFAGGVPAMCDGITQGRTGMELSLFSRDVIAMATGVALSHEMFDGALLLGVCDKIVPGLLIGGLAFGHLPTLLVPAGPMPSGLPNGEKSRIRQLFAEGKATRDELLEAESASYHSPGTCTFYGTANSNQLVVEVMGLHLPGSSFVAPGTPLRKALTEEASRRVVQISRGEDYTPIGEIISVKTIVNGVVGLLATGGSTNHTLHLPAIAAAAGIELTWDDFSDLSAVVPSLARVYPNGSADINHFAAAGGVQTLVGELLDAGLLHPDVRTVAGPGLDRYRQQPFLEDGELVWRDAPKRSLDPDVLRGVDEPFAPEGGMRVLDGNLGRSVIKVSAVKREHRVVNAPARIFDDQHDFTTAFKAGELDQDVVVVIRNQGPQANGMPELHGLTPALGVLMDRGHQVALVTDGRMSGASGKIPAAIQLTPEATAGGPLAKLRDGDMVRLDAERGTLDALIPDDELHARTPAEGAAATQFGTGRELFTAFRTAVGRADQGASVFAGAQAARTPSDLPA, encoded by the coding sequence ATGACGGCGAACGCGCCCATTCATCCTGTCGTTGAACAGGTCACGCAGCGGATCGCAGACCGCAGTGCGGCCAGCCGCAGCCAATACCTCGACCGGATCCGCCAGGCGGCCTCGGACGGCCCGGTGCGCGCCGGGATGCCCTGCAGCAACCTCGCCCACGGCTTCGCCGCCTGCGGCGGCGCCGACCGGATCGCGGTGCGCGGCGAGACCAAGCCCGGCGTGGCGATCGTGTCCGCCTACAACGACATGCTCTCGGCGCACCAGCCGTTCGCCGAGTTCCCCGACTGGATCAAGGACGCGGTGCGGGAGGCCGGCGGCGTCGCGCAGTTCGCCGGCGGGGTGCCCGCGATGTGCGACGGGATCACCCAGGGCCGCACCGGCATGGAGCTCTCGCTGTTCTCGCGCGACGTCATCGCGATGGCCACCGGCGTCGCCCTGTCCCACGAGATGTTCGACGGCGCACTGCTGCTCGGCGTGTGCGACAAGATCGTTCCCGGTCTGCTGATCGGCGGGCTGGCGTTCGGGCACCTGCCGACGCTGCTGGTGCCGGCGGGCCCGATGCCCTCCGGCCTGCCCAACGGGGAGAAGAGCCGCATCCGGCAGCTGTTCGCCGAGGGCAAGGCCACCCGGGACGAGCTGCTGGAGGCCGAGTCCGCCTCCTACCACTCCCCCGGCACCTGCACCTTCTACGGCACCGCCAACTCCAACCAGCTGGTCGTCGAGGTCATGGGCCTGCACCTGCCCGGGTCGAGCTTCGTCGCGCCCGGCACGCCGTTGCGCAAGGCGCTCACCGAGGAAGCCTCGCGGCGCGTTGTGCAGATCTCGCGCGGTGAGGACTACACCCCGATCGGCGAGATCATCAGCGTGAAGACGATCGTCAACGGCGTGGTCGGCCTGCTGGCCACCGGCGGCTCGACGAACCACACGCTGCACCTGCCCGCGATCGCCGCCGCCGCGGGCATCGAGCTGACCTGGGACGACTTCTCCGACCTGTCGGCCGTTGTGCCGTCGCTGGCCCGCGTCTACCCCAACGGCTCGGCCGACATCAACCACTTCGCCGCCGCGGGCGGGGTGCAGACCCTGGTCGGCGAGCTGCTCGACGCCGGGCTGCTGCACCCCGACGTCCGGACGGTGGCCGGTCCCGGTCTCGACCGCTACCGGCAGCAGCCGTTCCTGGAGGACGGCGAGCTGGTCTGGCGCGACGCCCCGAAGCGCAGCCTCGACCCCGACGTGCTGCGCGGCGTCGACGAGCCGTTCGCGCCCGAGGGCGGGATGCGCGTGCTCGACGGCAACCTGGGCCGCTCGGTGATCAAGGTGTCGGCGGTCAAGCGCGAGCACCGCGTGGTCAACGCCCCCGCGCGGATCTTCGACGACCAGCACGACTTCACCACGGCGTTCAAGGCGGGCGAGCTCGACCAGGACGTCGTGGTCGTCATCCGCAACCAGGGGCCGCAGGCCAACGGCATGCCGGAGCTGCACGGGCTCACGCCCGCGCTGGGTGTGCTGATGGACCGCGGCCACCAGGTCGCGCTGGTCACCGACGGCCGCATGTCGGGCGCCTCGGGCAAGATCCCGGCGGCGATCCAGCTCACCCCGGAGGCCACCGCGGGCGGGCCGCTGGCCAAGCTGCGCGACGGCGACATGGTCCGCCTCGACGCCGAGCGCGGGACCCTCGACGCACTGATCCCCGACGACGAGCTGCACGCCAGGACCCCCGCCGAAGGTGCGGCCGCCACCCAGTTCGGCACCGGCCGGGAGCTGTTCACCGCGTTCCGGACCGCCGTGGGCCGCGCCGACCAGGGCGCCAGCGTGTTCGCCGGCGCGCAGGCGGCCCGGACACCAAGCGACCTGCCGGCATGA
- a CDS encoding DUF3046 domain-containing protein, whose amino-acid sequence MRHTVFRRWMAAEFGQTRAEMLAQDHVFSSLGGRTVDEALEAGMPPKEVWTAVCDAFEVPAERR is encoded by the coding sequence ATGCGCCACACAGTTTTCCGCCGTTGGATGGCGGCCGAGTTCGGACAGACCCGGGCCGAGATGCTCGCCCAGGACCACGTGTTCTCGTCGCTGGGCGGGCGAACCGTGGACGAGGCCCTGGAGGCAGGCATGCCGCCCAAGGAGGTCTGGACGGCGGTCTGCGACGCGTTCGAGGTGCCAGCTGAACGGCGCTGA
- a CDS encoding SAM-dependent methyltransferase, whose protein sequence is MSANEQWDIVSGVGITAVAVAVARARESQRDDRLIDDPHAEPLIRAAQPPTPMAVDAGGEADALWHEMTDYVSIRSRFFDDWFARACAAGARQAVVLASGLDTRAFRLEWPEGFRVFEIDQPKVLEFKDGALAAEGVRASCERHAVAVDLRDDWSSALVKAGFDAALPTAWLAEGLLPYLPPEAEANLLATVHDLSARGSRIAIESIALARSALLGADLDDTTREWGIDLKGLFSLEDRPDPGGVLAQRGWSVHRDPVGDLAAGFRRPLSGRAQKLGAAGEMVTAERD, encoded by the coding sequence ATGTCTGCGAACGAGCAGTGGGACATCGTCTCCGGCGTCGGCATCACCGCGGTGGCGGTCGCCGTCGCCCGTGCCCGGGAGAGCCAGCGCGACGACCGGCTGATCGACGACCCGCACGCGGAACCGCTGATCCGCGCGGCCCAGCCGCCGACACCGATGGCCGTCGATGCCGGCGGCGAAGCCGACGCCCTGTGGCACGAGATGACCGACTACGTCAGCATCCGTTCCCGTTTCTTCGACGACTGGTTCGCTCGGGCCTGCGCCGCCGGTGCCCGCCAGGCGGTCGTACTTGCCTCCGGGCTCGACACCCGGGCGTTCCGGCTGGAGTGGCCCGAAGGCTTCCGGGTCTTCGAGATCGACCAGCCCAAGGTCCTGGAGTTCAAGGACGGCGCCCTGGCCGCCGAGGGCGTGCGGGCCTCCTGCGAACGCCACGCGGTGGCGGTGGACCTGCGCGACGACTGGTCGTCCGCGCTGGTCAAGGCCGGGTTCGACGCCGCTCTGCCCACGGCATGGCTCGCCGAGGGACTGCTGCCGTACCTGCCGCCGGAGGCCGAGGCGAACCTGCTGGCCACCGTGCACGACCTGTCCGCCCGGGGCAGCCGCATCGCGATCGAGAGCATCGCGCTGGCCAGGTCGGCGCTGCTGGGCGCCGACCTCGACGACACCACGCGGGAGTGGGGCATCGACCTCAAGGGCCTGTTCAGCCTGGAGGACCGCCCTGACCCCGGCGGCGTGCTGGCCCAGCGCGGCTGGAGCGTGCACCGGGACCCGGTCGGCGACCTCGCCGCCGGCTTCCGGCGACCCTTGAGCGGCCGCGCGCAGAAGTTGGGGGCGGCGGGAGAGATGGTCACCGCCGAGCGCGACTGA
- a CDS encoding Hsp70 family protein, translating to MRVLSVDLGTSNTVAVLSAHGRPPRVVEVDGSATMPSAVFAAEDGAIIVGREAERRARLDPSRFEPNPKRRVDEGTLLLGESIITVTDAMAAVLHRVAEETTRQLGGAQPDEVRLTHPAQWGPTRRNVLLSAARLAGFGSNLVLVPEPVAAAAHFASFPDRSLAPGQALAVYDLGAGTFDCAVVGATQGGFAVLAEDGLPDLGGLDVDQALLEHVGRQVSNKDPQRWQRLLRPESTADRRAQRALREDVKAAKEALSRHVQTEVPMPEPFEDVLVTRGELEALVRPSMLRSVEMVASVVRSNGMAPENLAGLYLVGGSSRLPLVATLIGEQLRIVATSLDQPETAVALGAHHVSRDGTALNTQDLGSTFTAAQQGVGNQGPRPVYQEPETVRTAFAPVVPQQQPYPQQVRRQSAEQPRTVSRNMLVGLGAVALVAVIVAVVSIVLTSGGGAQAASASECRAPSETRDTKGFDKCMLQLAGDVPETTNCAPGWQRIMPGLRELGGAVASCSIGNPNEGTTIVYTHLDSMQKAEQRADLLLEFNGVTGDQVRADWSGNGLSGEYRAVTSDTFGTLVFTVDDRPLVGMVLMPNKDQRLAPGQVADEFERRIQPGTD from the coding sequence CACCTCCAACACCGTCGCGGTGCTCTCGGCGCACGGCAGGCCACCCAGGGTGGTCGAGGTGGACGGGTCGGCGACCATGCCCTCCGCGGTGTTCGCCGCCGAGGACGGCGCGATCATCGTCGGACGCGAGGCCGAACGGCGCGCCCGCCTCGACCCGTCGCGGTTCGAACCGAACCCGAAGCGCCGCGTCGACGAGGGCACGCTGCTGCTCGGCGAGTCGATCATCACCGTCACCGACGCGATGGCCGCGGTGCTGCACCGGGTTGCCGAGGAGACGACCCGCCAGCTCGGCGGCGCGCAGCCCGACGAGGTGCGGCTCACCCACCCCGCGCAGTGGGGTCCGACGCGCCGCAACGTGCTGCTGTCGGCGGCCCGGTTGGCCGGTTTCGGCAGCAACCTGGTGCTGGTGCCGGAGCCGGTGGCCGCTGCGGCGCACTTCGCCTCGTTCCCCGACCGCTCGCTGGCGCCCGGCCAGGCGCTGGCCGTCTACGACCTCGGCGCGGGCACCTTCGACTGCGCCGTGGTCGGCGCCACCCAGGGCGGCTTCGCCGTGCTGGCCGAGGACGGCCTGCCCGACCTCGGCGGTCTCGACGTCGACCAGGCGCTGCTGGAGCACGTCGGACGCCAGGTCTCCAACAAGGACCCGCAGCGGTGGCAGCGCCTGCTGCGGCCGGAGTCCACCGCGGACCGCCGCGCCCAGCGGGCGCTGCGCGAGGACGTCAAGGCCGCCAAGGAGGCGCTCTCCCGGCACGTCCAGACCGAGGTCCCGATGCCGGAGCCGTTCGAGGACGTGCTGGTCACCCGCGGTGAGCTGGAGGCGCTGGTGCGGCCGAGCATGCTGCGCAGCGTCGAGATGGTGGCCTCGGTTGTCCGGTCCAACGGGATGGCGCCGGAGAACCTCGCCGGGCTGTACCTGGTCGGCGGGTCCAGCCGGTTGCCGCTGGTGGCCACCCTGATCGGCGAGCAGCTGCGGATCGTGGCCACCAGCCTCGACCAGCCGGAGACCGCGGTGGCGCTCGGCGCCCACCACGTCTCGCGGGACGGCACCGCCCTCAACACCCAGGACCTGGGCTCGACGTTCACCGCCGCCCAGCAGGGCGTCGGCAACCAGGGGCCGCGGCCGGTCTACCAGGAGCCCGAGACCGTCCGGACGGCGTTCGCGCCCGTCGTCCCGCAGCAGCAGCCCTACCCGCAGCAGGTGCGGCGGCAGAGCGCCGAGCAGCCGCGCACCGTCTCGCGCAACATGCTGGTCGGCCTCGGCGCGGTGGCCCTGGTCGCGGTGATCGTCGCGGTCGTGTCGATCGTGCTGACCTCGGGCGGAGGCGCCCAGGCCGCCAGCGCCTCGGAGTGCCGGGCTCCCTCGGAGACCCGCGACACCAAGGGCTTCGACAAGTGCATGCTGCAACTGGCCGGTGACGTGCCCGAGACGACCAACTGCGCGCCGGGGTGGCAGCGGATCATGCCCGGCCTGCGCGAGCTGGGCGGCGCCGTCGCGTCCTGCTCGATCGGCAACCCCAACGAGGGCACCACGATCGTCTACACCCACCTCGACTCGATGCAGAAGGCGGAGCAGCGGGCCGATCTGCTGCTGGAGTTCAACGGCGTCACCGGCGACCAGGTGCGGGCCGACTGGAGCGGGAACGGGCTGTCCGGCGAGTACCGCGCCGTCACCAGCGACACCTTCGGCACGCTCGTCTTCACCGTGGACGACAGGCCGCTGGTGGGGATGGTGCTGATGCCCAACAAGGATCAGCGGCTCGCGCCCGGGCAGGTGGCCGACGAGTTCGAGCGCAGGATCCAGCCGGGCACCGACTGA
- a CDS encoding DUF4383 domain-containing protein: MRMDRYLPPDHPLSKIYRIGAAIFGAGLLAFGVLGLANQLPFLSTEGAVLLGLSSNGLLSVISILVGAILIGAAVWGGAIASTTTTVIGVLFFVSGLANLAVMETPFNLLAFRWPNVIFSLVAGMLLTFLGTYGRIAGRLPEDNPYYRYRHHEPPPDEEPVEEVTNEVPSASDDELTEAEMAFAEGHPTPKQERMVRADAWRHQQEERRRAYQHYAESGRTPDQEISAQNLWADFPSEGKPTAPGEGESAPDVGAPGEGAPADSTPPRTRPGVGTHRRTGIAREP; the protein is encoded by the coding sequence ATGAGAATGGATCGTTATCTGCCGCCGGACCACCCGCTGAGCAAGATCTACCGCATCGGCGCCGCCATCTTCGGCGCGGGGCTGCTGGCCTTCGGCGTGCTGGGGCTGGCCAACCAGCTCCCCTTCCTGAGCACCGAGGGCGCCGTGCTGCTCGGGTTGTCCTCCAACGGGCTGCTGTCGGTGATCTCGATCCTCGTCGGCGCGATCCTGATCGGCGCGGCGGTGTGGGGCGGCGCGATCGCCTCCACCACGACCACCGTGATCGGCGTGCTGTTCTTCGTGTCCGGCCTGGCCAACCTGGCGGTCATGGAGACGCCGTTCAACCTGCTGGCGTTCCGCTGGCCCAACGTCATCTTCAGCCTGGTCGCGGGCATGCTGCTGACGTTCTTGGGCACCTACGGCCGGATCGCGGGCCGGCTGCCGGAGGACAACCCGTACTACCGCTACCGCCACCACGAGCCGCCGCCGGACGAGGAGCCCGTGGAGGAGGTCACCAACGAGGTCCCCTCCGCCTCCGACGACGAGCTGACCGAGGCCGAGATGGCCTTCGCCGAGGGGCACCCGACGCCGAAGCAGGAGCGGATGGTGCGCGCCGACGCCTGGCGGCACCAGCAGGAGGAGCGCCGCCGCGCCTACCAGCACTACGCGGAGAGCGGCCGCACCCCGGACCAGGAGATCAGCGCCCAGAACCTGTGGGCGGACTTCCCGTCCGAGGGCAAACCCACCGCACCCGGTGAGGGCGAGAGCGCGCCCGACGTGGGCGCCCCGGGCGAAGGCGCACCCGCTGACAGCACACCCCCGAGGACCAGGCCAGGCGTGGGCACTCACCGCCGGACCGGAATAGCGCGGGAACCCTAG
- a CDS encoding amino acid ABC transporter permease: MSNVLFDSPGPRAISRNRLIGAISIVVVVGAVGYVLLRFYQTGQFDASKWEWLLYEQVQVELLRALGNTVGAFATGAVLALAFGAVFALGRLSDHAWLRVPCTGIVEFFRAIPLVILIFFLYYAAPGLGVNFGQYWSVVLGLTLYNGSVLAEVFRAGVHALPKGQTEAAYSIGMRKNQVMRFVVLPQSVRMMLPAIISQLVVLLKDSALGFLITYQELLYYARYLGGVPTLDRPIIPVSMVVAALYISMCLLLTWFANFLDRRNRRGKKTRVIAAPAEDRLAATGGAPTGE; this comes from the coding sequence ATGAGCAACGTCCTGTTCGACTCCCCCGGGCCGCGCGCGATCTCCCGCAACCGGCTCATCGGCGCGATCAGCATCGTGGTCGTGGTGGGCGCGGTGGGCTACGTGCTGCTGCGCTTCTACCAGACCGGCCAGTTCGACGCGAGCAAGTGGGAATGGCTGCTCTACGAGCAGGTCCAGGTCGAGCTGCTGCGCGCGCTGGGCAACACGGTCGGGGCGTTCGCCACCGGCGCGGTGCTCGCGCTGGCCTTCGGCGCGGTCTTCGCGCTCGGACGGCTCTCCGACCACGCGTGGCTGCGGGTGCCGTGCACCGGGATCGTGGAGTTCTTCCGCGCGATCCCGCTGGTCATCCTGATCTTCTTCCTGTACTACGCGGCGCCGGGGCTGGGCGTGAACTTCGGCCAGTACTGGTCGGTGGTGCTCGGGCTGACCCTCTACAACGGCTCGGTGCTCGCCGAGGTCTTCCGGGCCGGGGTCCACGCCCTGCCGAAGGGCCAGACCGAGGCGGCGTACTCGATCGGCATGCGCAAGAACCAGGTCATGCGGTTCGTGGTGCTGCCGCAGTCGGTGCGCATGATGCTGCCCGCGATCATCAGCCAGCTCGTGGTGCTGCTCAAGGACAGCGCGCTCGGGTTCCTGATCACCTACCAGGAGCTGCTGTACTACGCCCGCTACCTCGGCGGCGTGCCGACGCTGGACCGGCCGATCATCCCGGTCAGCATGGTCGTGGCGGCCCTCTACATCTCGATGTGCCTGCTGCTGACCTGGTTCGCCAACTTCCTCGACCGGCGCAACCGCCGCGGCAAGAAGACGCGGGTCATCGCCGCCCCGGCGGAGGACCGGCTCGCCGCGACCGGCGGGGCGCCGACCGGCGAGTGA
- a CDS encoding transporter substrate-binding domain-containing protein, whose amino-acid sequence MRIRVLVAALAACATLSACGGGTQPNAVVPQPLPPAPTSAAAPPDGSVDLDGSPTVEKIKQRGKLLVGLRSDAPEMVRRVSPGEYQGFDVEVAGILAAGMGLDPRTQVSYRWLPSDLRANAMSAGSVDVLLGGFDRGAPQFAGAGPYAVVGGPGAEVEHYVGFSPGDDAMGEELDRILDAAVADGRWQRAYDTALAPSGVRARPAP is encoded by the coding sequence ATGCGCATCCGGGTGCTTGTGGCCGCGCTTGCGGCCTGCGCGACGCTGTCGGCCTGTGGCGGCGGGACGCAACCGAACGCCGTGGTTCCGCAGCCGCTGCCGCCCGCCCCGACCAGCGCGGCGGCTCCGCCGGACGGCTCGGTGGACCTGGACGGTTCGCCGACGGTCGAGAAGATCAAGCAGCGCGGCAAGCTGCTGGTCGGGCTGCGCTCGGACGCGCCCGAGATGGTGCGCCGCGTCAGCCCGGGGGAGTACCAGGGCTTCGACGTGGAGGTCGCGGGCATCCTCGCCGCGGGCATGGGCCTGGACCCGCGCACCCAGGTCTCCTACCGCTGGCTGCCGTCGGACCTGCGGGCCAACGCGATGAGCGCGGGCAGCGTCGACGTCCTGCTCGGCGGGTTCGATCGTGGTGCGCCGCAGTTCGCCGGCGCGGGCCCGTACGCGGTCGTCGGCGGCCCGGGTGCGGAGGTCGAGCACTACGTCGGTTTCAGTCCGGGTGACGACGCGATGGGTGAGGAGCTGGACCGCATCCTGGACGCCGCGGTCGCCGACGGTCGTTGGCAGCGGGCCTACGACACCGCGCTCGCGCCGAGCGGCGTCCGGGCCAGGCCGGCGCCGTAA
- a CDS encoding regulatory protein RecX, whose product MSPATGGLAGDDTGGDAVAEGAAADEVAAASGPAAGQVPGVFTASALSGAGGGVAPGGRKRRRSAISAEAAEEEPVSSAGPDTPKHAPGSQRSGLSQRSGSAQRSSASRRSGPSRRSRASEQSAAYGESDSVEVPAASEQADSPGHTDSPAQSTGPKRSESPGRSESPEQLARDTVYRLLAARARSRSELRQALLRKEIEEDVADEVLQKFADAGLIDDAAFAETWVHARQRNKGLGRRALGFELRRKGVDENLVEAALSTVDEDVEVERARELVRRKLRSLGSADYTAKMRRLVGMLARKGYSEGLAYRVAKEELERSGSSAKDDAADGPPSDDL is encoded by the coding sequence GTGAGTCCCGCGACCGGCGGGCTCGCGGGCGATGACACCGGCGGCGACGCCGTCGCCGAAGGCGCGGCTGCCGACGAGGTGGCGGCTGCCAGTGGCCCGGCGGCTGGGCAGGTGCCCGGGGTGTTCACCGCCTCGGCGTTGTCGGGCGCGGGCGGTGGGGTGGCCCCCGGTGGGCGCAAGCGTCGGCGGTCGGCGATCTCGGCTGAGGCCGCCGAGGAGGAGCCGGTCTCCTCGGCAGGTCCGGACACGCCCAAGCACGCTCCGGGCTCCCAACGCTCCGGTTTGTCCCAGCGCTCCGGTTCGGCTCAGCGTTCCAGTGCGTCCAGGCGGTCTGGCCCGTCCCGGCGGTCCCGTGCCTCCGAGCAGTCGGCTGCCTACGGCGAGTCCGACTCGGTCGAGGTGCCCGCCGCGTCCGAGCAGGCCGACTCGCCCGGACACACCGACTCACCCGCGCAGTCCACCGGCCCAAAGCGGTCCGAGTCGCCGGGCCGGTCCGAGTCGCCGGAGCAACTCGCCCGCGACACCGTGTACCGGTTGCTGGCCGCGCGGGCGCGAAGTCGTTCCGAGCTGCGGCAGGCGTTGCTGCGCAAGGAGATCGAGGAAGACGTCGCCGACGAGGTGCTCCAGAAGTTCGCCGACGCGGGCCTGATCGACGATGCCGCGTTCGCCGAGACGTGGGTGCACGCAAGGCAGCGCAACAAGGGACTCGGGCGCAGGGCGCTCGGTTTCGAGCTGCGCCGCAAGGGTGTTGACGAGAACCTGGTCGAAGCCGCGTTGTCCACTGTGGATGAGGACGTCGAGGTGGAGCGCGCCCGCGAATTGGTGCGGCGCAAGCTCCGCTCGCTGGGTTCTGCCGACTACACGGCGAAGATGCGCAGGCTGGTCGGAATGCTTGCGCGCAAGGGCTATTCCGAAGGTCTCGCGTACCGCGTGGCCAAGGAAGAACTGGAACGCTCGGGTTCGAGTGCGAAAGACGACGCCGCAGACGGCCCACCTTCCGACGACCTCTGA
- the recA gene encoding recombinase RecA produces MAATPDKGKALELALAQIDKQYGKGSVMRLGDETRAPIEVIPTGSISLDVALGIGGLPRGRIVEVYGPESSGKTSVALHAVANAQKLGGTAAFIDAEHALDPEYAKSIGVDTDALLVSQPDTGEQALEIADMLIRSGALDIIVIDSVAALVPRAEIEGEMGDSHVGLQARLMSQALRKLTSALYNAKTTAIFINQLREKVGVMFGSPETTTGGKALKFYSSVRLDVRRIETLKDGSDAVGNRTRVKVVKNKVAPPFKQAEFDIIYGVGISREGSLIDMGVEQGIIRKSGAWYTYEGDQLGQGKENARKFMRENPDVANEIEKRIKEKLGIGAQVDSESADPAPVDF; encoded by the coding sequence ATGGCAGCGACACCCGACAAGGGCAAGGCGCTAGAGCTCGCCCTCGCACAGATCGACAAGCAGTACGGCAAGGGATCGGTTATGCGGCTCGGCGACGAGACGCGCGCGCCGATCGAGGTCATCCCGACCGGCTCCATCTCGCTGGACGTGGCGCTGGGGATCGGTGGCCTGCCGCGGGGCCGGATCGTCGAGGTCTACGGCCCGGAGAGCAGCGGTAAGACGTCGGTGGCGCTGCACGCGGTGGCCAACGCCCAGAAGCTCGGCGGCACCGCGGCGTTCATCGACGCCGAGCACGCGCTGGACCCGGAGTACGCCAAGTCGATCGGGGTCGACACCGACGCGCTGCTGGTGTCCCAGCCCGACACCGGTGAGCAGGCGCTGGAGATCGCCGACATGCTGATCCGCTCCGGCGCGCTGGACATCATCGTCATCGACTCGGTGGCCGCGCTGGTGCCGCGCGCCGAGATCGAGGGCGAGATGGGCGACAGCCACGTCGGCCTGCAGGCCCGGCTGATGAGCCAGGCGCTGCGGAAGCTGACCTCCGCGCTCTACAACGCCAAGACCACGGCGATCTTCATCAACCAGCTCCGGGAGAAGGTCGGCGTGATGTTCGGCTCCCCGGAGACCACCACCGGTGGCAAGGCGCTGAAGTTCTACTCGTCGGTGCGCCTGGACGTCCGCCGGATCGAGACGCTGAAGGACGGCTCGGACGCGGTCGGCAACCGCACCCGCGTCAAGGTCGTCAAGAACAAGGTCGCGCCGCCGTTCAAGCAGGCCGAGTTCGACATCATCTACGGCGTCGGCATCAGCCGCGAGGGCTCGCTGATCGACATGGGCGTCGAGCAGGGCATCATCCGCAAGTCCGGTGCCTGGTACACCTACGAGGGCGACCAGCTCGGCCAGGGCAAGGAGAACGCCCGGAAGTTCATGCGCGAGAACCCCGACGTCGCCAACGAGATCGAGAAGCGGATCAAGGAGAAGCTCGGCATCGGGGCGCAGGTCGACTCCGAGAGCGCCGACCCGGCACCGGTCGACTTCTGA